In Desulfovibrionales bacterium, the genomic stretch CTTCAATGATGAAAGGATGCGAATTGCGCACCCTTGCGGTGATTTCACGTAACAGTGCTCTCGATTCTTCCAGACAAAGAATCGGCTGCCGTTGGTGCGTAACCACCGTGAAAAAATATGTATTTCCCTCCCGTGCCCTTCGATAATTCGGCATTTAATATTACCTGTCTCCCCAACATATTGTCAGGATTTTCGGTGGGCAAAGCCCACCCTACGGGGCTGTAAGAGGCTATGGCCTGTTGCCCTTCCTTTGATATGAGCCAGTCTATAAACGCCGTCGCCTCTTTGTATTTCACATGCTTATGCCTTTGTGGATTCACCGCCATAACTCCGTATTGATTAAAGAGGGTGGGATCGCCTTCCAGGGCAATTATCATCTCCAGCTTATCTTTGTCTTTTGTCGCCAGCCAGGTACCTCGGTCCGTAAGCGTGTAGGCGCGCTTTTCGTTGGCAATCCTCTGTGTCTTTTCCATTCCCTGGCCCACTTCAAGATACCACTTCTGTCCCTTCGGGTCTGTACCGGTCTTTTCCCATATGGACAATTCCTTCGTATGCGTGCCTGATTTGTCACCCCGTGATACAAACGGACAGGCGCTTTCTACAATTTTATGAAATGCTTCTGCTGCGGATTTGACGCCCCTTACCCTGGCCGGATCATTTGCGGGGCCGATAATGACGAAATCATTGAACTCGGATTCGCGCATGATTTAATAGCCCTCACAATTCATTCTAATGTGAAGAGTAACCGACTAGCAATGGAACGCACCATAATTGCCAGTCCACGCAATGGATTGATTCCTCATTTTTTCTTGCACACACACTTTCTGAGAGCAACTAAACGCCAAATTTCTTTGCGAGCTTATCAGCCTGTTTCGTATCCCAACCGTATTGCGTGGCAAATTGTTTTATTTCTTCCTTTGTTGGTAAAATTCCAGCTGATTTCAGCTTCTTGAAAATAGCTTTAGCCAATGACAGATTAGAAGGCTCCAAAATCGAGAGTCGACCAAGTGGCCTTAGTGAGCTTGTCAGATCTTTAATAGCATCTTCCGTCGATTGGTATTGGTCTGGTTCGATCATGCTGTTTTCCTTTCTAACGAGTCTGTAGAAAAAGGTCAAATTTAGAGGACTCTGAAGCCTTTCACGTTTATAACCTATCGAAATTATTAGATTGCAATTTCTCCAAAACGGCCCGAATAGGGTTTTTCTACAGGCTCAACGCCCCGCATAACCGACTGGCAATTCCGCTACGCGGAATTGCCAGTCCGAGTTGATGCGGTTGTTAGGTCTATGCGGTCTATGAATATATTTTTGCTCCACATGAACTTATGCCCTTTTCATCTATAATCGTTGCTTCATAGAGTGTTCGTTCTATTCCAAATTCTTTCTCTGGTTGCTGGCCATATTTCACAAGAAAAATATCAAACTCACGGATTGGATTGCCTGTCACCCAGCCTATATCTTTTTCTAAATCCTCTTGCTTTGTTTTTGATACAATTTCCCGAGCTAAATTTATAGCAGGTTTATACATCTTTTCGCTTGTGTATTTGAACCGTTGTCCGTATTTTCCTTTGCCCTGCAAATCTTTAAAGCTTAAATCTTTCGGAAGTCCTGGGATTTTCTTATGCAGCCAGCCCCAGTCTAGAAATATCTTTGAAATAACGATATCTGGTTTTATCACCTGAAAACCAAGATCCATCATAAAGTGTAAGGCTGTCAGATTGCCTCGATATCCTATTTTCATCAAATTCCCGTGTATGGCCCACACATTTTCATCGCTGTAACCATTTTTTACAAAATCAAGAACCGGTATGTTTGTACCCTTATTGTTAAGAAAATCTATTAATAGCCTCGCCACAGACACTATCTTAACAAGTTTCTGGACATTGCCGATTGTTTGCTTATTTAA encodes the following:
- a CDS encoding substrate-binding domain-containing protein — translated: MRESEFNDFVIIGPANDPARVRGVKSAAEAFHKIVESACPFVSRGDKSGTHTKELSIWEKTGTDPKGQKWYLEVGQGMEKTQRIANEKRAYTLTDRGTWLATKDKDKLEMIIALEGDPTLFNQYGVMAVNPQRHKHVKYKEATAFIDWLISKEGQQAIASYSPVGWALPTENPDNMLGRQVILNAELSKGTGGKYIFFHGGYAPTAADSLSGRIESTVT